A window of Rhodospirillaceae bacterium genomic DNA:
TGAATACGGCGTTGTTCCTCAATAAGTTCAAAGACATTCAACAGTCCTCAACATTGGGCGGCGGTGCGACGGCCATCCAAAACGTGGGTAAAGTTGATGTCTACGGCATTGAAACGGAAGTCACCGCCATTGTGACCGATGCTCTGGAAATCTTTGCCCATGTGACCGTGCAGGATGACAACTACAAAGAACTCGATCCGGGTTCTGTGGCCGCGACCCAAGGTTTGGGCCGGTTGTCTCACCTGTCTAAATTCCAGTCGCAGGTTGGATTTAACTACACCTATGACCTTAATAGCTCGGGCGACATTGTTCTTGGCGCGGACTACAGCCATCGCAGTAACTACTTCTCCGATGCGGCCAACCAACCCATCAACCGCTCAGGCACGATCGATCTGGTCAACGGCTTTGTGTCTTACCAGGCCGATAGCGGAAAGTGGAAAGCCACCCTGTCCGGTAAAAACCTGACCGGTGATGACTACTCGAAAATCGGCTTGGTGCTTGCCGCACCAAACGGCATTCGTTTTGTCAACGAGCCAACCACCTGGAAGCTGAACTTCGAAGTCAGCCTCTAAGCGCTAAAACAACACGCCTTTCATACATAAGGCTTCTCACACCACACCCGGCCGGACCACTTTTCATTTGGTCTGGCCGGGTTTTTCTTTTTACGTCACTGGGTTTTTCTTTATATGACGTATGTCAGTTGTTAGCAGGAGAGTCTTCCATGGCCACACCACAGTCTCCAGTGTCGCGGTTCGTGTCGCTGATTGCGATGGCGGTTTTACTGCTGGGCTCAGTGTCGGCCTTTGCGGCTGACTCCTCAACACATGCAGCACTTACTGAGAACACCTCATGGCCGTCCTTTGGAGGGGCGCCCTCGGGGGGGCAATACTCTGCCTTAGATCAAATCACGGCTGCCAATGTGGCAAACCTTGAGCGCGCTTGGGTTCATCACACTGGCGATGTTGTTGAAGGGTCCGCAGCAGACGGTGGCTCCTCGTTTCAGGCGACCCCCGTGATCTGGGACGACACCCTTTATGTCTGTACGCCGAAGAACCGCGTGCTGGCCTTAAACCCAACAACCGGTAAAGAGATTTGGGCATTTGATGGCTACGGCGTTTTGCCCGAGGGTATGCCCGTGTTTGCGGCAAACTGCCGGGGTGTTGCGCTTTGGGCAGAAGGGGCCGATACACCGCGAGAGATGCAAAGCCACACCTGTTCTGCGCGCGTCATTCATCCTGATATTTTTGGCAATCTCTATGCGCTTGATGCCAAAACCGGCGCCCTGTGCGCGGACTTCGGCACGGGCGGCATTCTGAATCTCAATGCCTTTGACTACGGTGGGACCGGCGGCATTTTCATGTCCTCTCCGCCGTCTATTATCGGCGACATTATCGTTGTCGGCGGTGGTGTTGGCGACAATATGTATGCCGATGCGGCAGACGGTATCGTGCGCGGTCTTGATGTCCGCACCGGCGAAGAACTGTGGTCCTTCAATCCCATTCCCGCCGAGCTCAGCGATAAGACCGGCGGTGCCAATGTGTGGTCGATGATGGCGGTTGATGACGCCGCGGGCCTTGTGTATCTGCCCACGTCCAGTCCCAGCGTTGATCCTTATGGGGGCTTACGCCTCGCGCCCATCCCGTATGCCAATGCCCTGGTTGCGCTGGACGCAGGCACGGGTGCGGTCGTCTGGCACCAGCAGATCATCCATCACGATGTGTTCGATTATGACCTGCCGAGCCAACCCATTCTCCTTGACCTCGAGCGTGAGGGAACCTCTGTGCCCGCCGTCGTGCAGATCACCAAAATGGGCTTCGTGTTTGTGTTCAATCGCCTCACGGGTGAACCGCTGTTTGATATTGAAGAAATCGCAGTTCCAGTGACGGATGTGCCCGGCGAACGCACGTCGCCCACCCAACCACGCCCTATCGCGCCCGCGCCCTTCGCCCGTCAGGATATTTCCCAAGACGAGGTGTGGGGCCTGACGTTCTGGGATCGCGGGCAATGCCGTCAGCGCTTTTCCGAATTGCGCTACGAGGGCCTGTATACGCCGCCAAGTCTTGAAGGCTCGTTGCAACTTCCCTCGGCCCTGGGTGGCGGTAACTGGGGCGGGGCTGCGGTTGACCCCAAAACCGCTACGTTGATTGTCAAAACCCAGAACCTCGCCACCATCATCAAGCTGGTGCCCGCCGATCTTAATGAAGAACGGCCTTTGGGTCCGCCGGTTGAGTTTTTGCAGAAGCCGCTCAACGGTACGCCGTATCGTCTGGACGGCGAATTTTTTCTGTCTCCGCTCGGGGTGCCCTGCACGCCACCGCCGTGGGGCGAACTCATCGCCATCGATTTGAATAGCGGCGATCACTTGTGGCGTCAGCCCCTGGGCCGCATTGAGGTGGGGCCGTTTAAAACACCAAAGGCATGGGGCTCTCCAAACATCGCGGGTCCGATTGTCACGGCTGGGGGTCTGATCTTTATTGGCGCGGGCATGGACTCCGCCTTTCATGCTTTGGATATGAATACGGGCGCGGCGTTGTGGCGCGATGATGATTTGCCTGCGCCAGCCATGGCTGTGCCCATGACCTATATGATCGATGGTGTGCAGTATGTGGTGGTGGCTGCCGGTGGCAATGGCATGGCAGAAACCAGGCAGTCCGACGCGATCATCGCTTACCGGCTGGCCACGCCATAGGCTGCAGCACTGTTTTTGGGTATTTAATCATGGCCGAATTATAACAATCAAAATTGTTAACATCAACATGAATCTATCTTTACCGGCGAAAAGCAGCGTTTGAAAGTGTGCCCGGCGGCGTGCCGGGTGGTTTGCCTGCTGGTTTGCCCAGTTGGGTGCATGGGTGGCGTGCCCGGTTTCGTGCATGGGCTCGTTCCAAGGGGGTCTCAAAACCCGGCTCCATGGGCTCGTTCCTAAAATCATACGTGCATAGGCTCGTTTGAGTGGAACCAGTCGTGCATGGGCTCGAACCCAGGTGAGAGCCCCATCAAAAGAATCTCGAACCCAGGTGAGGGGCCAAGAAAAAACAAGCATCTAGTTGAAAGCGGAAAGCCCTAAAGTGGTTTTGTTGCCACATCGACCCAAGGGTATCCTTGAGGACCCAGATTATGGGACTGAATATCCACAAAGCCGGTCTCTGCAAGCACGTCGCTCCATTCCGTGCTGCACGTCTCAGAAAAGTACGGCTCTCCGCGATTGTCGGTTTCCCAATCCAAAATGACAGATTGGAACGGATGAACGCCGGCGAAGGGCGGCAGATCGTTGATCACCACATCGCCCCCGGGTTTCAAAATGCGGAAGGCTTCCTTGATGATCTCTTTACCCACACTCACCGGTGTTTCGTGCAGGACGCAATACATTACCACCGCATCAAAACTGTTGTCGGGCTCTCCGGTGTGGCGCACGTCGCATTGCCGGAAGTGAATCGGAATGCCTGCGGCTCGGGCGGAGTCATTGCCGTTTTTCACATTCGCAGCCGACAGGTCACCGCCGACGAGTTCCGCGTCTGGATAATGTTTATGAAACGCGGCCAGGGTCATTGCCCCACCGCAGCCCATATCGTAGATGCGGTCATAGTGATCTTTGGGCAGCAGTTGCGCGGCGTTAGAGCGGTGATGCCGTACGTCTTCGTCAACTTCCACAGCTGCCCAGCCGCCTTTGCTCATGACGTAAGGGTGGATGGCGGACATGAACATCGGACCGGAGAGGTCGTAGCCATCCCACCCGCCGGGTTCCAGGTGCCACTCTACGCCTTCGTGATAGTCCGGGACGGGCAAGGCCGCATCAAGTGTGAGTGATCCGCCACAGTCTTTGAGGTCGCCAAAGCCCATTTTCTCTGCTGCGGCGCGCCGTTCCTCTATGGCCGGAATAGCGCGCACAAAATTTTCTTCCGCCACATAGCGTTGATAAAATCGCTCAAATTTATAGGCGACAGATTTTTCGGCAACGGCCCGGGCGCGGGCAATCCGGGCATCCCAGGGTTCGTTTGAGCCGCCGCGATCATGCTCGGCCACCAGAGCGGCGCCGTCAGGGTCCGTCTCGAAGTCTGTGCGTGCAATGTCGCGCACCCGGCGCGAGATGTAAGGCTGCAAAGACCCAAGAAACTGCAGGCCAGACCGGCCTCTTTGCGACAGGTTCAACATACTCTTGGGTCTCCTTTTTGCGTGCCCCCTAAGCCTGACATCTTCGTCCAGCATAGCAGTCCAGGTAAAGGGTCTTGTTGATTGCGGGGGGCCGTTACTGGGGGATAGCGAGGGGGAACGGGTTTTCTGAGTTGCAGAAAATGGCTGTTTTATTGGTCGGAGTGAGAGGATTCGAACCTCCGGCCCCTGCCTCCCGAAGGCAGTGCTCTACCAGGCTGAGCTACACTCCGTTCCTCGCCCTAAAGAGTCATGGCTGACGATCATTGAAGGCGGATCGGCTTATACCGCTGGCGTGGCTTTGGTGCAAGCGGGGGCTCAGTATTGTCGCAGTCGTGTTGCTCAGGGCAGGGCCAACCGCAATTGATTTAATAAGCCCGCTTAATGCAGAAATCGATGATGTCCAGCAGCGCCGTTTTGACAGGGCTTTTCGGAAAAATCCCCAGCGCGTCCCGGGCCACATCGCCATAGTGTGCGGCACGGTTGACGGTGTCTGTCAGGCTGTTGTGCTTTTCCATTAAGGTCAGCGCGTGGGCTAATTCGTCTTCGCCCTGCTCCATGTCGTGCAGGCAGCGGCGCCAGAAAGCGCGCTCCTCAGCATCGCCACGGCGGAAGGCGAGAATGACCGGCAGCGTGATTTTACCTTCGCGGAAATCATCACCGATGGTTTTGCCCAACTCGGCTTGCTTGGCGGAGTAATCCAGCACGTCGTCAATCAACTGAAACGCAATCCCCAGATTCAAGCCGTACACCTGCAAGGCTTCCTCTTCGACCTCGGGGCGATCAGCCACCACAGCCCCAATGCGCGCCGCAGCCGCAAACAGCTCGGCGGTTTTCGCCTGCACCACTTCTAAATACTGCGCTTCGCTGGTTTCTGTGTCGTTGGTGGTCATCAACTGATGGACTTCACCTTCGGCGATAATCGAGGACGCGCTGGATAAAATGCCGAGCACTTTCAGTGAGCCATCTTCAACCATCAACTCGAAGGCGCGGCTGAACAGGAAGTCGCCGACGAGCACGCTGGGTTGATTGCCCCACAGCGCATTGGCGCTTGACCGGCCGCGCCGCAGATCGCTGTCATCAACCACATCGTCATGCAGCAGGGTTGCGGTGTGAATGAACTCAACACAGGTGGCCAGCTTGATATGGCGCTTTTCAGTGTAGCCACAGAGCTGGGCGGCTGCCAGGGTCAGAACCGGGCGCAGGCGCTTACCACCGGCGGCCACAATATGCCCGGCCAATTGTGGAATGAGGGCCACAGGGCTGTGCATGCGCTCAATAATCGTCTCATTCACCGCCTGCAAATCATCTTTCACAAGCGCAGTCAGCGCTTCAAGCGCCTGGTCTGATCCTGTGCGTCGGTTGTCCAGTTGAACGACGGTCGCCACGTGCAAATACCCTTCTGATCTGGGGGTTAAGAGTGACTCCACCATAGGAGGATGCCCGGTCAGGGGCAAGCGAACCCCTCAGTCTTTGGCAGTTTCTGACTTGCCGTTTCTGACTTGCCATTGGGGCCAGTTCCCGCCACCGTGGGCTCATTATGAAAGAACTCCTGCGCAGTAATAACATCGTTGCCATCTCGGCCCTCAAGGCGGCCCTGTCCGCCGAGGGTATTGAGGTGTTTGAATTTGATGGGGACATTGCCAGCACCTACGCGGGCATCGATACTTTTCCGCGCCGATTGATGGTCCGCACCGAGGATCTCGCCGCTGCCGCAGAAGTGGCTCTGGCGATCTGCCCTGATCTGGTGTCATGACCTCTGCCAAAGTGGAAACAGGGCCTGCAACCGAGGGGCTTATAACCGAGGGGCCTGTAAGCGAAACCACGGTTGATCACTTCTTCGAAGGCCGGCTGCAGTTGGTGCAACCCAAGACCGGTTATCGCATTGCGATTGATCCGTTATTGCTCGCGGCGGCTGTAGATGTTCCTGAGGGCGCACGGGTGCTGGATGTCGGCTGCGGCACCGGCGCGGCCCTGCTGAGCCTGCTGACGCGTCGTGAGGATGTTCAGGGCGTCGGTCTTGAACGGCATGTTCCATTCCTTGAGTTGGCCCGGCATAGCATCACCCTCAACGGCTTCTCAGATCGGGCGTCTCTCATCCAAGGCGATCTGGCCTGTCCATCAGCCGCCCTATTGACCAGCGGCTATGATGCGGTGATGACCAATCCGCCATTTTTTGAGGCGGGGACGGTGCCCGACCGGCCTGACGTTGACTCACCCCACGCCGTGACCGAACTGCCGCTCGTGATTTGGGTGCACAAATGCCTCAACCTTCTTGTCACGGGCGGTCTTTTTGCCATCATCCACCGTGCCGAGCGGGTGGCCGAGATCATACAGGCACTTAAGGGCTGCGGGTCGGTGACTGTGATTCCGCTATGGCCCAAGGCTGATCGTCCGGCCAGCCGCGTGATCGTCACAGCCCTGAAAGACCGTAAGTCCCCCGCTGTCATCCACCCTGGTCTGATTTTGCATCAAAACGATGGCACCTACACTGAGGCTGCAGCGGCCATTTTAAGATATGGGTATGCTTTGGATTCTTTGACTTAACCTGAGCCCCTCAGAC
This region includes:
- a CDS encoding class I SAM-dependent methyltransferase; its protein translation is MLNLSQRGRSGLQFLGSLQPYISRRVRDIARTDFETDPDGAALVAEHDRGGSNEPWDARIARARAVAEKSVAYKFERFYQRYVAEENFVRAIPAIEERRAAAEKMGFGDLKDCGGSLTLDAALPVPDYHEGVEWHLEPGGWDGYDLSGPMFMSAIHPYVMSKGGWAAVEVDEDVRHHRSNAAQLLPKDHYDRIYDMGCGGAMTLAAFHKHYPDAELVGGDLSAANVKNGNDSARAAGIPIHFRQCDVRHTGEPDNSFDAVVMYCVLHETPVSVGKEIIKEAFRILKPGGDVVINDLPPFAGVHPFQSVILDWETDNRGEPYFSETCSTEWSDVLAETGFVDIQSHNLGPQGYPWVDVATKPL
- a CDS encoding polyprenyl synthetase family protein translates to MATVVQLDNRRTGSDQALEALTALVKDDLQAVNETIIERMHSPVALIPQLAGHIVAAGGKRLRPVLTLAAAQLCGYTEKRHIKLATCVEFIHTATLLHDDVVDDSDLRRGRSSANALWGNQPSVLVGDFLFSRAFELMVEDGSLKVLGILSSASSIIAEGEVHQLMTTNDTETSEAQYLEVVQAKTAELFAAAARIGAVVADRPEVEEEALQVYGLNLGIAFQLIDDVLDYSAKQAELGKTIGDDFREGKITLPVILAFRRGDAEERAFWRRCLHDMEQGEDELAHALTLMEKHNSLTDTVNRAAHYGDVARDALGIFPKSPVKTALLDIIDFCIKRAY
- a CDS encoding DUF2007 domain-containing protein gives rise to the protein MKELLRSNNIVAISALKAALSAEGIEVFEFDGDIASTYAGIDTFPRRLMVRTEDLAAAAEVALAICPDLVS
- a CDS encoding pyrroloquinoline quinone-dependent dehydrogenase, with translation MATPQSPVSRFVSLIAMAVLLLGSVSAFAADSSTHAALTENTSWPSFGGAPSGGQYSALDQITAANVANLERAWVHHTGDVVEGSAADGGSSFQATPVIWDDTLYVCTPKNRVLALNPTTGKEIWAFDGYGVLPEGMPVFAANCRGVALWAEGADTPREMQSHTCSARVIHPDIFGNLYALDAKTGALCADFGTGGILNLNAFDYGGTGGIFMSSPPSIIGDIIVVGGGVGDNMYADAADGIVRGLDVRTGEELWSFNPIPAELSDKTGGANVWSMMAVDDAAGLVYLPTSSPSVDPYGGLRLAPIPYANALVALDAGTGAVVWHQQIIHHDVFDYDLPSQPILLDLEREGTSVPAVVQITKMGFVFVFNRLTGEPLFDIEEIAVPVTDVPGERTSPTQPRPIAPAPFARQDISQDEVWGLTFWDRGQCRQRFSELRYEGLYTPPSLEGSLQLPSALGGGNWGGAAVDPKTATLIVKTQNLATIIKLVPADLNEERPLGPPVEFLQKPLNGTPYRLDGEFFLSPLGVPCTPPPWGELIAIDLNSGDHLWRQPLGRIEVGPFKTPKAWGSPNIAGPIVTAGGLIFIGAGMDSAFHALDMNTGAALWRDDDLPAPAMAVPMTYMIDGVQYVVVAAGGNGMAETRQSDAIIAYRLATP
- a CDS encoding methyltransferase, which produces MTSAKVETGPATEGLITEGPVSETTVDHFFEGRLQLVQPKTGYRIAIDPLLLAAAVDVPEGARVLDVGCGTGAALLSLLTRREDVQGVGLERHVPFLELARHSITLNGFSDRASLIQGDLACPSAALLTSGYDAVMTNPPFFEAGTVPDRPDVDSPHAVTELPLVIWVHKCLNLLVTGGLFAIIHRAERVAEIIQALKGCGSVTVIPLWPKADRPASRVIVTALKDRKSPAVIHPGLILHQNDGTYTEAAAAILRYGYALDSLT